The Streptomyces sp. HSG2 genome has a segment encoding these proteins:
- a CDS encoding transposase — translation MLHDHGTSVLLDLQDPSVSGVQDPGSRPDNEARQAGFRTYGKSKDSRDDLPQIVIGMAVTRDGIPVRCWCWPGNTSDQTLIRQVKDEMRDWTLSKIVWVADRGFSSAANRRYLRKGDHAYIIGEKLRSGSPEVQAALSRQGRYQDVGENMRVKEVRISDTDRFVICHNPEAAERDRHMREQLVAQLAGLIADTDKLSDFKRGELRGKIADKPGLNRYLRATPAGKLRVDQAKIKAEENLDGKYLLRCSDPHLSAEDIALGYKQLLEVERGWRDMKQIIDLRPVYHRLEERIRAHVILCWLALLLIRITETTTGKTWPHIRRELDRLHLGTFTGRTGTFQQVTTLTKPQRDLLAKLDIPAPKQVVSLQPTPR, via the coding sequence GTGCTTCATGACCACGGGACATCCGTTCTCCTGGACCTTCAAGATCCAAGTGTCTCGGGTGTCCAGGATCCGGGGTCAAGGCCCGACAACGAGGCCAGGCAGGCCGGGTTTCGGACCTACGGCAAGTCGAAGGACTCCCGCGACGACCTGCCGCAGATCGTGATCGGCATGGCCGTCACCAGGGACGGCATCCCGGTCCGCTGCTGGTGCTGGCCGGGCAACACCTCCGACCAGACGCTGATCCGGCAGGTCAAGGACGAGATGCGGGACTGGACCCTGTCCAAGATCGTGTGGGTGGCAGACCGCGGTTTCTCCTCCGCCGCCAACCGCCGCTACCTGCGCAAGGGCGACCACGCCTACATCATCGGCGAGAAGCTCCGCTCCGGAAGTCCCGAGGTGCAGGCCGCCCTGTCCCGCCAGGGCCGCTACCAGGACGTCGGCGAGAACATGCGCGTCAAGGAGGTGCGGATATCCGACACCGACCGGTTCGTCATCTGCCACAACCCTGAAGCGGCCGAGCGTGACCGGCACATGCGCGAACAACTCGTCGCCCAGCTGGCCGGCTTGATCGCCGACACCGACAAGCTCAGCGACTTCAAGCGGGGTGAACTACGCGGGAAGATCGCCGACAAGCCCGGCCTGAACCGCTACCTTCGCGCTACCCCGGCCGGCAAGCTCCGCGTCGACCAGGCGAAGATCAAGGCGGAGGAGAACCTCGACGGGAAGTACCTCCTGCGCTGCTCGGACCCCCACCTGAGCGCCGAGGACATCGCGCTGGGCTACAAGCAACTGCTCGAAGTCGAGCGCGGCTGGCGCGACATGAAGCAGATCATCGACCTGCGGCCCGTCTACCACCGCCTCGAAGAACGCATCCGAGCCCACGTCATCCTCTGCTGGCTCGCCCTCCTCCTCATCCGGATCACCGAGACCACCACCGGCAAGACCTGGCCGCACATCCGACGCGAACTCGACCGCCTCCATCTGGGCACCTTCACCGGCCGCACCGGCACGTTCCAGCAGGTCACCACCCTGACCAAGCCTCAGCGCGACCTACTCGCGAAGCTGGACATCCCCGCCCCCAAGCAGGTCGTCTCACTTCAGCCCACACCTCGCTGA
- a CDS encoding SidA/IucD/PvdA family monooxygenase: MSNLTSSRTSPLGGPPHTCGVPTPDRSLVVIGAGPKAIALAAKSKVLRDVGFEVPSIVAVERGGTAANWRAGQGWTDGRQHLGTLPEKDLGFPYDSATWGSRHDPLVGEITQRMAGFSWPRYLMSTTAYARWIDRGRPQPTHQAWADYLDWAANEAGLRVVTGEVRTAEMEGGGWTVTYGDRNTRGTVHGCGLLVSGPGPCAGAVATDDDRVLDTAAFWQVSMKGLPDRVRRVAVIGAGETAGTVVRELALANNHDVMVIVPNATLYSRGESAFENRYFSDPTGWATLTESDRREFIRRTDRAVFSQDIQRALAATERVSWRTGRVTGIRVADGRTIEVAFDYAGQRNVIEADMVVDATGGDPLWFTDLLGSRARQALADAVGGTLTRDALERAITHALSVSGLPAPLHLPNLAALAQGPGFPNLSALGLLADRVLSSYVPPASPTDISADACAATTRVPVPTMSRRGAA; encoded by the coding sequence ATGAGTAACCTCACGTCCTCGCGGACCTCACCGCTGGGAGGGCCACCGCACACCTGCGGCGTACCCACGCCTGACAGGTCACTGGTGGTGATCGGTGCGGGCCCGAAGGCCATCGCTCTCGCCGCCAAGTCAAAGGTCCTGCGCGACGTCGGCTTCGAGGTCCCGTCGATCGTGGCAGTCGAGCGCGGCGGAACCGCTGCCAACTGGCGTGCGGGACAGGGCTGGACCGACGGGCGGCAGCATCTGGGCACACTGCCCGAGAAGGACCTCGGGTTCCCCTACGACAGCGCCACATGGGGCAGTCGGCACGATCCCTTGGTCGGCGAGATCACGCAGCGCATGGCCGGTTTCAGCTGGCCCCGCTACTTGATGAGCACGACGGCGTACGCGCGTTGGATCGACCGGGGAAGGCCCCAGCCCACTCACCAGGCCTGGGCCGACTACCTGGACTGGGCGGCGAACGAGGCCGGTCTGCGGGTGGTGACCGGTGAGGTACGCACAGCCGAGATGGAGGGGGGTGGTTGGACCGTCACATATGGCGACCGGAACACCCGCGGCACGGTGCACGGCTGCGGCCTTCTCGTCTCGGGGCCCGGACCCTGTGCCGGAGCCGTCGCCACCGACGACGACCGTGTTCTGGACACCGCGGCTTTCTGGCAAGTGTCCATGAAGGGCCTGCCCGACCGGGTCCGTCGGGTTGCGGTCATCGGGGCCGGCGAGACCGCTGGAACCGTTGTCAGGGAGCTCGCGCTGGCCAACAACCATGACGTCATGGTGATCGTGCCGAACGCCACCCTCTACAGCCGAGGTGAGAGCGCCTTTGAGAATCGATACTTCAGCGATCCCACCGGCTGGGCAACCCTGACTGAATCTGATCGCAGAGAATTCATCCGGCGGACTGACCGCGCGGTCTTCTCCCAGGACATCCAGCGTGCTCTGGCGGCGACCGAGCGGGTCTCCTGGCGGACCGGACGGGTCACCGGCATCCGCGTGGCCGATGGTCGGACGATCGAGGTCGCCTTCGACTACGCGGGGCAGCGGAACGTCATCGAGGCCGACATGGTGGTGGACGCCACTGGTGGCGACCCTCTCTGGTTCACTGATCTGCTGGGCTCTCGCGCCCGCCAGGCACTGGCGGACGCGGTGGGTGGAACCCTCACCCGGGACGCCCTCGAACGCGCCATCACCCACGCGCTGTCGGTGTCCGGCCTTCCCGCGCCTCTCCACCTGCCCAACCTGGCCGCTCTCGCCCAGGGACCAGGGTTCCCCAATCTCAGCGCGCTCGGTCTGCTCGCCGACCGAGTCCTCTCCTCCTACGTCCCTCCGGCGTCCCCCACGGACATCTCGGCGGACGCCTGCGCAGCCACCACCCGCGTCCCCGTACCGACCATGAGCCGCCGAGGAGCAGCATGA
- a CDS encoding FAD-binding oxidoreductase translates to MPLPARAEVCVLGAGVMGSTVAYWLARAGLRPLVLERNTGPAMGSSGRNAGRVIQGGNAQHALAVDRFGHDEAQAIYRATLVNRDLLREVTAREGLDETRAPTAKLDLADSEDEALELKRTAEALLADGIEAEWLDLPEARTVFGTDLPDTILGGLYRPGQDMVHSVAYVRGIATAAQRHGADFSFGVNAVSVEPISQNARWRVVTDAGDVVADHVVVALNAWAPTVLPAIAPLITPVRGQLVQTAPVPFRIPHWGLDRGLVYGGQNKDGSLLLGGLRNTVPGRDEHIAVPPGANTPAFSTELAERLGRALPALLPDATGVPIVRAWSGVMAFTPDRCPLVGAWPGSEGLWLMAAFNGHGMPYSQVVPEQMAERIQGGQGSGIPAAFDPARFF, encoded by the coding sequence TTGCCGCTGCCCGCCCGCGCCGAAGTCTGCGTGCTCGGCGCCGGCGTCATGGGCTCCACGGTCGCCTACTGGCTCGCCCGGGCGGGCCTTCGCCCCCTGGTGCTCGAACGCAACACCGGGCCTGCCATGGGATCCTCGGGCCGCAACGCCGGCCGGGTGATCCAGGGCGGAAACGCGCAGCACGCCCTCGCCGTCGACCGCTTCGGCCACGACGAAGCACAGGCCATCTACCGTGCCACGCTCGTGAATCGAGACCTGCTGCGCGAAGTGACCGCTCGCGAAGGACTGGACGAGACGCGGGCCCCCACCGCCAAACTCGACCTCGCGGACAGCGAGGACGAGGCACTCGAACTCAAGCGGACCGCCGAGGCCCTGCTGGCGGATGGCATCGAGGCCGAATGGCTCGACCTGCCCGAAGCTCGCACCGTCTTCGGTACCGACCTTCCCGACACCATCCTGGGCGGGCTCTACCGGCCCGGTCAGGACATGGTGCATTCCGTCGCGTACGTCCGGGGCATCGCGACCGCAGCCCAGCGGCACGGCGCGGACTTCAGCTTCGGCGTGAATGCGGTCTCTGTCGAGCCGATCAGCCAGAACGCTCGCTGGCGGGTGGTCACAGACGCCGGTGACGTGGTCGCCGACCACGTCGTGGTCGCGCTCAACGCGTGGGCGCCAACCGTACTGCCCGCAATCGCCCCGCTCATCACGCCGGTGCGCGGCCAGCTCGTGCAAACCGCCCCCGTGCCCTTCCGAATCCCGCACTGGGGCCTTGACCGCGGCCTGGTGTACGGCGGTCAGAACAAAGACGGTTCCCTCCTGCTCGGCGGCCTGCGCAACACGGTCCCGGGCAGGGACGAGCACATCGCCGTGCCGCCGGGAGCCAACACGCCGGCGTTCTCCACTGAACTTGCCGAGCGCCTGGGTCGTGCCCTTCCCGCCCTGCTTCCGGATGCCACCGGAGTGCCCATCGTCCGAGCGTGGAGCGGCGTCATGGCCTTCACCCCCGACCGCTGCCCGCTGGTGGGCGCGTGGCCCGGATCTGAGGGCCTGTGGTTGATGGCCGCGTTCAACGGCCACGGAATGCCGTACTCCCAGGTCGTACCCGAGCAGATGGCGGAACGGATCCAGGGCGGCCAGGGGTCGGGAATCCCTGCCGCCTTCGACCCCGCCCGATTCTTCTGA
- a CDS encoding MFS transporter, producing the protein MFDVRAAQAKRGAWARIRGVLPERGAPRALALSTFVGQTGSGLLLPVSALFFTRSVGLTPSQVGIGLASAGLVGLVAAVPMGRVADRFGARGTYAAALLVQAFATASFALMHSLWAFLAVSTVAALAERGGSAARGAVIGGMGTGEARVRLRAMLKSVTNAGLSIGTALAAFALAADSRGAYLTVIFVNAAAYVAAALPLAKVPSLPSKEAGGRSRTRRAVLKDRPYALVTVACGVTSIHYDVLSLALPLWIAGHTTAPKWGISAVIVANTVLVVLLQVPFSRGTGDVATAAVVVRRSGWVLGAGWTLIACVTFVSSPALALALLVAGMTLHTAGELWHAAGAYGLSYELAPAGSHGEYQGFFSLGRGVTGALAPIVLTTLCLAPGADWRPVTGWLSLGLTVTAIAALVPSLVRRAQRTGTASPAAASVTTPFPRTAQDTA; encoded by the coding sequence ATGTTTGATGTTCGCGCGGCCCAGGCGAAGCGGGGAGCATGGGCGCGGATCCGAGGGGTGCTTCCGGAACGCGGCGCACCCCGCGCGCTCGCCCTGTCGACGTTCGTGGGACAGACCGGCAGTGGGCTCCTGCTTCCGGTCAGCGCGCTGTTCTTCACACGCTCCGTGGGCCTGACGCCGTCGCAGGTCGGTATCGGCCTCGCCTCCGCTGGGCTGGTCGGACTGGTGGCGGCCGTCCCCATGGGACGGGTCGCCGACCGCTTTGGCGCCCGCGGCACCTACGCCGCCGCACTCCTCGTACAGGCTTTTGCCACGGCATCGTTCGCGCTCATGCATTCTCTGTGGGCATTCTTGGCTGTCAGTACCGTGGCCGCCCTCGCCGAACGAGGTGGCAGCGCGGCCAGGGGAGCCGTCATCGGCGGTATGGGAACCGGAGAAGCCCGGGTACGGCTACGGGCCATGCTGAAGTCGGTGACCAACGCCGGGTTGAGCATCGGCACCGCGCTGGCCGCCTTCGCCCTGGCAGCCGACAGTCGCGGGGCCTACCTGACCGTCATCTTCGTCAACGCGGCCGCTTACGTAGCGGCCGCCCTGCCCCTTGCGAAGGTTCCGTCCCTCCCGAGCAAGGAAGCCGGAGGACGGAGCCGGACTCGGCGAGCGGTCCTGAAAGACCGGCCGTACGCCCTCGTCACCGTGGCGTGCGGCGTGACCAGCATCCACTACGACGTACTGTCGCTCGCTCTGCCCCTGTGGATCGCCGGACACACGACCGCTCCGAAGTGGGGCATCTCGGCGGTCATCGTGGCCAACACGGTCTTGGTCGTCCTCCTCCAGGTGCCTTTCTCTCGCGGCACCGGGGACGTCGCGACAGCCGCTGTCGTGGTGCGTCGCTCAGGATGGGTGCTCGGGGCGGGATGGACGTTGATCGCCTGCGTCACGTTCGTCTCCAGCCCGGCCCTGGCCCTGGCGCTGCTCGTAGCGGGAATGACCCTGCACACGGCGGGCGAACTGTGGCACGCCGCTGGTGCCTACGGCCTCAGCTATGAACTCGCACCGGCCGGCTCGCACGGCGAGTACCAGGGGTTCTTCTCGCTCGGCCGCGGCGTGACCGGTGCCCTGGCTCCCATCGTACTGACCACGTTGTGCCTCGCGCCGGGAGCCGACTGGCGGCCGGTCACCGGCTGGCTGTCGCTGGGCCTCACGGTGACTGCGATCGCCGCCCTCGTCCCGTCACTGGTGCGCCGGGCGCAGCGCACCGGTACTGCGAGCCCCGCCGCCGCTTCCGTCACCACACCGTTTCCCCGGACAGCACAGGACACAGCATGA
- a CDS encoding ATP-grasp domain-containing protein produces the protein MDAGALLLLARVGCLREQALNSWISRTDFDVAVAESATAAYLRLADQQIPLSPHRPVDEMYEACRAALAAAPGRKGVIGFLDSTLPLVAKLAEEFGLPGCSPATLRALTNKSWARGRLAECDVPGPRFRHLDSAVRSPAERRAAVEGLGYPLILKPDDSSAGRGVIRAGSPRELDCAWEHAERFTKTGHLLAEEEMIGDEISVETVTVGGRTVVLACTEKLTTRGTSFVELGQAVPARLEDDLQAQVRDIAAAALKAVGYDQGIAHTEMILTANGPQIVEVNPRPAGDCIMDLIRLTRGIDVYDLAADLALGLDVDLDALEVPPFTGGAAIRFLTGAPGVVRRIDGVAEASRLLAPARERLVLLTRPGDVVEPVTTNLHRLGYVVTVGKDTEEAVERADRIAAMVGVVTSPPTPGEEPAPRLPSAECWT, from the coding sequence ATGGACGCTGGGGCCCTTCTGTTGCTGGCCCGGGTGGGGTGTCTGCGCGAACAAGCGCTGAACTCGTGGATCTCCCGCACCGACTTTGATGTCGCGGTGGCGGAAAGTGCCACCGCCGCATACCTGAGGCTGGCCGACCAGCAGATCCCGCTTTCACCCCATCGGCCCGTGGACGAGATGTACGAAGCGTGCCGTGCCGCGTTGGCAGCGGCCCCGGGCCGCAAAGGTGTCATCGGCTTCCTCGACTCCACGCTGCCCCTCGTGGCCAAACTTGCCGAGGAGTTCGGGCTCCCGGGCTGCTCGCCGGCGACGCTACGGGCGTTGACGAACAAGTCCTGGGCACGTGGTCGGCTCGCCGAGTGCGACGTGCCCGGGCCCCGATTCCGCCACCTTGACTCGGCGGTGCGGAGCCCCGCGGAGCGCCGGGCCGCCGTCGAAGGACTGGGCTACCCGCTCATCCTCAAGCCGGATGACTCTTCGGCGGGACGCGGTGTGATCCGTGCCGGGAGCCCACGGGAACTGGACTGCGCATGGGAACACGCCGAGCGGTTCACCAAGACGGGTCACCTGCTCGCCGAGGAGGAGATGATCGGCGACGAGATCAGCGTCGAGACGGTGACGGTCGGCGGGCGCACGGTGGTACTGGCTTGCACCGAGAAGCTGACCACCCGCGGCACCTCCTTCGTGGAGCTCGGTCAGGCAGTGCCGGCCCGCCTGGAAGACGACCTCCAAGCCCAGGTACGGGACATTGCTGCTGCCGCGCTCAAGGCGGTCGGATACGACCAGGGCATCGCCCACACCGAGATGATCCTGACTGCCAACGGCCCCCAGATCGTCGAGGTCAACCCACGACCGGCGGGCGACTGCATCATGGACCTCATCCGCCTCACGCGCGGGATCGACGTCTACGACCTCGCCGCCGACCTCGCTCTTGGCCTGGATGTGGATCTGGACGCCCTCGAGGTTCCGCCCTTCACCGGTGGCGCCGCCATCCGGTTCCTCACCGGGGCCCCAGGCGTGGTACGCCGCATCGACGGCGTCGCTGAGGCGTCCCGGCTCCTCGCCCCTGCCCGCGAGCGGCTGGTGCTGCTGACTCGCCCGGGAGACGTCGTCGAACCTGTCACCACCAACCTGCACCGCCTCGGATACGTCGTCACCGTCGGCAAGGACACAGAGGAAGCAGTGGAACGTGCGGACCGCATCGCCGCCATGGTCGGTGTAGTCACGTCCCCGCCCACGCCGGGCGAGGAGCCGGCCCCCCGCCTGCCGAGCGCCGAATGCTGGACCTGA
- a CDS encoding redoxin domain-containing protein — MHSVVETTDGTVSIPSPEHRWTVLIFITEPGIGETLPELGGCTTGLCSARDEAAAFARSDARVLGVSAHPPGHLAEFGRTRNLGYALIGDSDLSLGRALGVPEVRVGERQLFARAAVVLDRGGQVRSLIHPVPHPERHAALVLDELARLESNDRTMDV; from the coding sequence ATGCACAGCGTCGTCGAGACGACCGACGGAACGGTATCCATCCCGAGTCCCGAACACCGCTGGACCGTACTGATCTTCATCACCGAGCCCGGCATTGGGGAAACACTGCCGGAGCTCGGAGGCTGCACCACAGGACTCTGCTCGGCGCGAGATGAGGCTGCCGCCTTTGCCCGGAGCGACGCCCGGGTACTCGGTGTCAGCGCGCACCCGCCGGGTCACCTGGCCGAGTTCGGCAGGACTCGGAACCTGGGATACGCGCTGATCGGCGACAGTGATCTGTCCCTTGGCCGTGCCCTGGGCGTGCCCGAGGTCCGGGTGGGCGAGCGCCAGCTGTTCGCCCGCGCGGCCGTCGTACTGGACCGCGGCGGTCAGGTGCGGTCCCTCATCCACCCGGTGCCCCACCCCGAGCGACACGCGGCGCTCGTCCTCGACGAACTGGCGAGACTCGAGTCGAACGACCGGACCATGGATGTTTGA
- a CDS encoding glutamine synthetase family protein — translation MTTRTAKSTRTSPTDMDFIQLLFTDVGGRLKTLEVPRSRWNTVRDSGWTMDGSVLLGYGDPDYSDLRLVPDPETFVARPWHTPSGRSVGLVFCDVLDPQGRPFAADPRAQLRRAVERSEARGQLPVFGVEAEFYLLRAHDSLPVGEPSDSGGYWDLVEHEQADEVCRDISDALELMGLTVTGHHHEVCAGQREIVFQHGNALATADRLLLLKHTARTMARRRGMKAVFMPKPLAHLYGNALHVHVSLRGTDEEARPLFHSVDDTQGMSTLFRQSLAGVLEHADALTALGNPTVNSYKRLVPASGTPVHRSWARHNRSTAFKVVGDGAVPASMRLELRSPDPSTNAHLLFTAILAAFADGQDRDLKLGEACEESADRLSIPELAVRGITTLPTDLPTALRCLEEDSTVRSAVGELASRAWVSGSRADWNAWHRLVTSWELERYMESV, via the coding sequence ATGACCACCAGAACAGCGAAGTCGACGAGAACCTCGCCGACCGACATGGACTTCATCCAGTTGCTCTTCACCGATGTAGGCGGACGCCTGAAGACCCTGGAGGTTCCCAGGTCGCGCTGGAACACCGTTCGTGACTCGGGATGGACCATGGACGGCTCGGTCCTGCTGGGATACGGCGACCCCGACTACAGCGACCTGCGGCTGGTGCCCGACCCGGAGACCTTTGTCGCCCGACCCTGGCATACGCCGTCCGGGCGGAGCGTCGGCCTGGTCTTCTGCGATGTGCTCGACCCCCAGGGACGGCCGTTCGCCGCCGACCCTCGCGCTCAACTACGCCGAGCCGTCGAGAGGTCCGAAGCGAGGGGGCAGCTCCCCGTCTTCGGGGTCGAGGCCGAGTTCTACCTGCTGCGCGCCCACGACTCCCTGCCCGTTGGCGAGCCCTCCGACAGCGGCGGCTACTGGGACCTGGTCGAGCACGAGCAGGCAGACGAGGTGTGCCGCGACATCAGCGATGCCCTGGAACTGATGGGCCTCACCGTCACGGGGCACCACCACGAGGTCTGCGCGGGACAGCGAGAGATCGTCTTCCAACACGGGAACGCACTCGCCACGGCCGACCGTTTGCTACTGCTGAAGCACACGGCGCGAACCATGGCCCGCCGCCGCGGTATGAAGGCCGTCTTCATGCCCAAACCCCTAGCTCACCTATACGGCAATGCGCTCCATGTCCATGTGTCGCTGCGCGGCACGGACGAAGAGGCCCGCCCGCTCTTCCACAGCGTCGATGACACCCAGGGCATGTCCACGCTCTTCCGCCAGTCGCTTGCCGGCGTCCTGGAGCACGCCGACGCGCTCACCGCCTTGGGGAACCCGACGGTCAACTCCTACAAGCGTCTCGTACCGGCGTCCGGAACGCCCGTGCACCGGAGCTGGGCCCGGCACAACAGGTCCACGGCGTTCAAGGTCGTGGGAGACGGTGCCGTACCGGCCTCGATGAGGCTGGAGCTTCGCAGCCCCGATCCATCCACCAACGCCCATCTGCTTTTCACGGCGATTCTCGCCGCGTTCGCGGACGGTCAGGACCGGGACCTGAAGTTGGGCGAGGCATGCGAGGAGAGTGCCGACAGGCTGAGCATTCCGGAGCTCGCGGTGCGCGGCATTACGACGCTGCCCACAGACCTTCCCACCGCACTGCGCTGCTTGGAGGAGGACTCCACGGTGCGCTCTGCCGTGGGAGAGCTGGCCAGCCGCGCTTGGGTGTCGGGAAGCCGGGCGGACTGGAACGCGTGGCACCGCTTGGTGACCTCCTGGGAGCTCGAGAGGTACATGGAGTCCGTCTGA
- a CDS encoding ATP-grasp domain-containing protein: MKDQPAVLVLGGGTRLPKALRAHGMYVVYGGTRDEFGPAHRDACDEALLLPDDTPGTWFRRAMLLHQEVPFQRVVTVRERFLTTAARIGDALGLVGNPLRTVLTLKDKALMRQHLDSRAETPSVRSRMVRSPDDLNDFIAQVGLPVVMKPRDGSGSEGVLILRDPADKVAAHRKVTRRPETFLVEEFLDGPEFSVESFTSHGAHRILAITEKFTGDNAVEIGHVVPARISADHHEELTAAVRAFLDEVGLTEGPAHTEIILTSRGPRVVESHNRPGGDGIVDLVRHARGIDVRDLLAAQIAGVSDGLPDDTAAAGAAATWFLTAAPGVVTRLTGWDEAARCPGVVEVSPDVRLGDTVAPLRGSSDRCGAVIAIGADPDEALDRAHHALSLVHVTTEPATTAEEEQEERR, translated from the coding sequence GTGAAGGACCAACCTGCGGTGCTCGTCCTGGGGGGCGGAACACGGCTGCCCAAAGCGCTGCGTGCCCATGGGATGTACGTCGTCTACGGAGGCACGCGTGACGAATTCGGCCCCGCCCACCGCGACGCGTGCGACGAGGCGCTGCTGCTGCCCGACGACACCCCGGGTACCTGGTTCCGCAGGGCCATGCTTCTCCATCAGGAAGTGCCCTTCCAACGCGTCGTGACCGTACGGGAGCGATTCCTGACCACGGCCGCCCGCATAGGTGATGCGCTGGGCCTCGTCGGAAACCCTCTGCGAACCGTGCTGACCCTCAAGGACAAGGCACTGATGCGGCAGCACCTCGACTCCCGCGCCGAAACCCCCTCGGTGCGATCGCGGATGGTACGCAGCCCTGACGATCTGAACGACTTCATCGCCCAGGTCGGGCTTCCCGTCGTCATGAAACCGCGCGACGGGTCCGGGAGTGAAGGCGTCCTCATCCTGCGTGACCCCGCTGACAAGGTCGCCGCACACCGCAAGGTCACCCGGCGGCCGGAGACGTTTCTCGTCGAGGAGTTCCTCGACGGACCGGAGTTCAGCGTGGAGTCGTTCACCTCCCACGGTGCCCACCGCATCCTGGCGATCACCGAGAAGTTCACCGGGGACAACGCCGTCGAGATCGGCCATGTCGTACCCGCCCGGATCAGCGCGGACCACCACGAGGAACTCACGGCAGCAGTTCGGGCGTTCCTGGACGAGGTGGGCCTGACCGAGGGGCCTGCACACACGGAGATCATCCTCACGTCCCGAGGACCACGGGTCGTGGAGTCGCACAACCGCCCGGGCGGCGACGGCATTGTCGACCTGGTGAGGCACGCACGAGGCATTGACGTCCGCGATCTTCTCGCCGCGCAGATCGCCGGGGTCTCTGACGGTCTGCCGGACGACACCGCAGCGGCCGGAGCTGCCGCGACCTGGTTCCTGACGGCGGCACCGGGCGTCGTCACCCGACTCACGGGATGGGACGAGGCAGCGAGGTGTCCTGGCGTGGTCGAGGTGTCGCCGGACGTCCGGCTCGGCGACACCGTGGCTCCCCTCCGCGGGTCGAGCGACCGGTGCGGTGCGGTGATCGCCATCGGAGCAGACCCGGACGAAGCGCTCGACCGAGCCCATCACGCCCTGAGCCTGGTCCACGTCACCACGGAACCCGCCACCACGGCCGAGGAAGAGCAAGAGGAGCGCCGATGA
- a CDS encoding helix-turn-helix transcriptional regulator: MQSKQEINGENGPESMVQAMQRLYAEALRQGAGSREELVRDLDLPQSAAIQAFERLLALGLLEPRQDCPDIYDQRLLEAAEARAITPLRQALHDAQTRVDTVMEEFAALREAHEATRDYRSDDVLQVGAHDIDPMLEEAAKECRSEVLTAQPGGPRPVNILSQAQERDFAMLERGVSMRTIYQHSARFSPATEAYAARLVESGAEIRTLDTLFPRLIIFDQRIAFVPTRKGPGALCVRHQGVVSFFIGVFEMAWQGASPFASAYESRREGIVISDMQRAITRLLLVEDKDAAIARRLGISERSCRQHIAKLMAQLGARNRTHLGFLLASELRDEDSHDLHSARADHRAP; encoded by the coding sequence ATGCAAAGCAAACAGGAGATAAACGGAGAAAACGGACCAGAATCGATGGTCCAGGCCATGCAACGGCTCTATGCGGAGGCGTTGCGGCAGGGCGCAGGCAGCCGCGAGGAGTTGGTCCGCGACCTCGACCTGCCACAGTCAGCGGCGATCCAGGCCTTCGAACGACTGCTGGCGCTGGGCCTGCTGGAGCCCAGACAAGACTGTCCCGATATCTACGACCAGCGCCTGTTGGAGGCCGCCGAGGCGCGTGCCATCACTCCCCTTCGCCAAGCCCTCCATGACGCTCAGACGCGCGTCGACACCGTGATGGAGGAGTTTGCGGCGCTGCGCGAAGCCCATGAGGCGACCAGGGACTACCGATCCGACGACGTCCTCCAGGTCGGTGCGCACGACATCGACCCCATGCTGGAGGAAGCAGCTAAGGAGTGCCGGAGCGAAGTGTTGACGGCTCAGCCCGGTGGCCCCCGTCCCGTCAACATCCTCAGTCAGGCGCAGGAACGCGACTTCGCGATGCTGGAGCGGGGCGTGAGCATGCGCACGATCTATCAGCACAGTGCACGTTTCAGCCCCGCCACGGAGGCGTACGCCGCGCGCCTGGTAGAGTCTGGCGCGGAGATCCGCACGCTCGACACCCTCTTTCCTCGGCTCATCATCTTCGACCAGCGCATCGCCTTCGTCCCCACACGGAAGGGACCGGGAGCGCTGTGCGTCCGCCACCAAGGAGTGGTGTCGTTTTTCATCGGCGTCTTCGAGATGGCCTGGCAAGGCGCCTCACCCTTCGCATCCGCGTACGAGTCCCGCCGCGAGGGGATCGTCATATCGGACATGCAGCGAGCCATCACACGCCTGCTCTTGGTCGAGGACAAGGACGCCGCCATAGCCCGCCGCCTCGGTATCAGCGAGCGGTCCTGCCGCCAGCACATCGCGAAGCTGATGGCTCAACTGGGCGCACGCAACCGCACCCACCTTGGCTTCCTCCTGGCATCCGAACTACGCGATGAGGACTCCCACGACCTGCACAGCGCTCGTGCTGACCATCGAGCGCCCTGA